From Streptomyces sp. Edi4, one genomic window encodes:
- a CDS encoding glycosyltransferase — MITIVIASRLREDRLGYLSAMHASLTRQSVPWEALIALDGVSADRLPAPLAEDPRVRTLVLPRPVGAACARNLALTQVRTPYTNWADDDDEFSDDAMSVRLNALEAAGVGWCAGWSEDLHPDGSTTLWRCPTPPGRHEAGDVWTYWKSPADTIPIGPTTILARTELVRAAPMGGLVQGEDYCAIGLTNLAPGILLPVPVYRYRKHLGQMTAQSGYDQLEAAARDHAWQYGRSLLSALRDREDLVRG; from the coding sequence CTGATCACCATCGTCATCGCCAGCCGCCTGCGCGAGGACCGGCTCGGCTATCTGAGCGCCATGCACGCCAGCCTGACCCGGCAGTCCGTGCCGTGGGAAGCCCTGATCGCGCTCGACGGGGTTTCGGCCGATCGCCTGCCCGCCCCGCTTGCCGAGGACCCCCGCGTCCGCACCCTCGTGCTGCCCCGCCCGGTCGGCGCCGCCTGCGCCCGCAACCTCGCTCTCACCCAGGTCCGCACCCCCTACACGAACTGGGCGGACGACGATGACGAGTTCAGCGACGACGCCATGTCCGTGCGACTCAACGCCCTGGAAGCGGCTGGGGTGGGCTGGTGTGCAGGGTGGAGTGAGGACCTGCACCCCGACGGCTCGACCACCCTGTGGCGGTGCCCCACGCCGCCCGGCCGGCACGAGGCCGGCGACGTATGGACGTACTGGAAGTCCCCGGCGGACACCATCCCGATCGGGCCGACCACGATCCTCGCCCGCACCGAACTGGTGCGCGCCGCCCCGATGGGCGGCCTCGTCCAGGGCGAGGACTACTGCGCCATCGGCCTCACGAACCTCGCGCCCGGAATTCTGCTGCCGGTACCCGTGTACAGATATCGAAAGCACTTGGGCCAGATGACAGCCCAGTCGGGTTACGACCAGCTGGAGGCTGCGGCCAGAGACCATGCCTGGCAGTACGGCCGCAGCCTGCTCTCGGCCCTGCGCGATCGCGAAGACCTGGTCCGTGGCTGA
- a CDS encoding MFS transporter, producing the protein MSLTAPPAPAPRITYGAVLGSPYVARLLGGTLTGRLPNGMAPVAILLWATATGGSIAFGGLLSALYGLSSALAQPVKGRLMDRHGQTAVHLPAALLNSALLVALPLAGPHGGTAIATTIVIAAGLSTPPLEAGLRALWPSVLPNPRLRHAALALDTGTQGLLYIVGPLLVAALASAYSPSLALAVTAALGLVGTATVACAPPSRRWRPAQPTSTDGGPGRRLASTGLVLLFASLTGIGFAIGALNVWAIAMAEHHGQDMLSGILPAAFSTGSFLGGLIYGRRTWTSTTTRRLIAAGTAFLAGWLPLLALLGPYAATCAVVVPGAFLTVVVACAYVTTDALTPAGRTSEAYAWLILSIGAGQSAGTALAGRLAEQPFASAALPAAGAVFALTVLFAARPHLSPTGHLSRRGRHRRPSSGRHKSP; encoded by the coding sequence TTGTCCCTGACCGCACCCCCGGCCCCGGCACCGCGCATCACCTATGGCGCGGTGCTGGGCAGCCCGTACGTCGCCCGCCTGCTCGGCGGCACCCTCACCGGCCGCCTCCCCAACGGCATGGCACCCGTAGCCATCCTCTTGTGGGCCACCGCGACCGGAGGCAGCATCGCCTTCGGCGGGCTGCTCAGCGCCCTGTACGGGCTGTCCTCGGCGCTGGCGCAGCCGGTCAAGGGACGCCTGATGGACCGCCACGGCCAGACCGCCGTGCACCTGCCCGCCGCCCTGCTCAACTCCGCACTGCTGGTGGCCCTGCCGCTGGCCGGCCCGCACGGCGGGACGGCCATCGCCACGACGATCGTCATCGCCGCCGGACTGAGCACGCCACCGTTGGAGGCCGGGCTCCGGGCGCTGTGGCCGAGTGTGCTTCCCAATCCCCGGCTTCGGCATGCCGCGCTCGCCCTGGACACGGGCACGCAGGGCTTGCTGTACATCGTCGGCCCGCTGCTCGTCGCCGCGCTCGCCTCCGCATACAGCCCGTCCCTTGCACTCGCCGTCACCGCTGCCCTCGGTCTGGTCGGCACCGCCACTGTCGCCTGCGCACCGCCCTCCCGGCGCTGGCGTCCCGCGCAGCCGACGAGCACGGACGGCGGGCCCGGGCGGCGGCTGGCAAGCACCGGCCTGGTGCTGCTGTTCGCCTCCCTTACCGGGATCGGGTTCGCGATCGGAGCGCTGAACGTGTGGGCCATCGCCATGGCCGAGCACCACGGACAGGACATGCTCTCCGGGATCCTGCCCGCCGCGTTCTCGACCGGCAGCTTCCTCGGCGGGCTCATCTACGGACGCCGTACCTGGACCAGTACCACCACCCGCCGGCTGATCGCTGCCGGGACCGCGTTCCTGGCTGGGTGGCTCCCGCTGCTTGCCCTCCTGGGACCGTACGCGGCCACCTGTGCGGTCGTCGTACCCGGTGCGTTCCTGACCGTCGTGGTTGCCTGCGCCTACGTCACCACCGACGCGCTCACCCCTGCGGGCCGGACGAGCGAGGCGTACGCGTGGCTGATCCTGTCGATCGGTGCGGGCCAGTCCGCAGGTACCGCCCTCGCCGGGCGCCTCGCCGAGCAGCCCTTCGCCAGCGCCGCGCTCCCCGCCGCCGGTGCCGTCTTCGCGCTCACCGTCCTGTTCGCCGCGCGCCCGCACCTTAGCCCCACGGGGCACCTCTCGCGGCGCGGCCGACACCGCCGCCCGTCTTCGGGTCGGCACAAGTCGCCCTGA
- a CDS encoding relaxase/mobilization nuclease, translating to MIARLHQRTDTPHDPLSEALGRPVSPEEGLTEHTVVAHWSGLDSYTLDDEQEIWTSLQWAEHLEDPLLEHRFAAGPKGDRRAIFHLGVRLHPDDRELTGPEWAEVAHRLARAAGIEVPGEKNGCRWIAVQAQPGRLDLIANLVRLDGTWHAPQADALRRLSEESRRIEQDLRLIPVRTAARLQAAARPVPTVSAQLAAILTQLADEQSGPLAAVRGLIEHTAHRIARQPGVAGADTAHHLELVARRLHAVQEDLDTTAARLSPAVHPRVAAAPPAPHRAAHRSP from the coding sequence GTGATTGCCCGTCTCCATCAGCGGACCGACACCCCGCACGACCCGCTCTCCGAGGCGCTTGGGCGCCCGGTGTCGCCGGAGGAGGGGCTGACCGAGCACACCGTCGTCGCCCACTGGTCGGGCCTGGACTCCTACACCTTGGACGACGAGCAGGAGATCTGGACGTCCCTCCAGTGGGCCGAACACCTCGAAGACCCGCTTCTGGAGCACCGGTTCGCCGCCGGCCCCAAGGGCGACCGGCGGGCGATCTTCCACCTCGGCGTCCGGCTCCACCCCGACGACCGCGAGCTGACCGGCCCCGAATGGGCCGAGGTTGCCCACCGGCTGGCCCGCGCCGCCGGCATCGAAGTCCCCGGCGAGAAGAACGGCTGCCGGTGGATCGCCGTTCAGGCCCAGCCCGGGCGCCTCGACCTGATCGCCAACCTGGTCCGCCTCGACGGCACATGGCACGCCCCGCAGGCCGACGCCTTGCGGCGCCTCTCGGAGGAGTCCCGCCGCATCGAGCAGGACCTGCGCCTGATCCCCGTACGAACCGCTGCTCGGCTCCAGGCCGCTGCCAGGCCCGTTCCCACCGTGTCTGCCCAGCTGGCGGCCATCCTCACGCAGCTCGCCGACGAGCAGTCCGGGCCGCTGGCCGCGGTGCGCGGACTCATCGAGCACACCGCCCACCGCATCGCTCGACAGCCCGGCGTGGCCGGTGCCGACACGGCGCATCACCTGGAACTGGTCGCCCGCCGGCTCCACGCCGTCCAGGAAGACCTGGACACGACGGCAGCCCGCCTGAGTCCTGCCGTCCACCCCCGCGTCGCTGCCGCACCGCCTGCCCCCCACCGCGCCGCACATCGATCACCGTAG
- a CDS encoding DUF317 domain-containing protein — MKRKQWQGWGAGEQAQQHYLVEPRALAGGGDVRHVSEFLRASGWRDKSKTGGPLAMESPDRAVRISYDPYVLPGGWTIHGAANGHQDQWWAHLGRQTPVEIVAGLTDALTRPRSAHAPNVWAPLRDQGWHRPPNSEHVTATSPDGSAWMQYHQSPDGEAMWWTGAKDSQGNGWTAQFTPSTPMHLVQAFSTALASPEPVMRPLGRVPHSAQIRTTSVSVLPSQLSAWQQARITAARAATWARNTARSTRPRTTARPHAHAGGTRTRR; from the coding sequence GTGAAGAGGAAGCAGTGGCAGGGCTGGGGGGCGGGCGAGCAGGCCCAGCAGCACTACCTCGTCGAGCCGCGCGCCCTTGCCGGTGGCGGCGACGTCCGGCACGTCTCCGAGTTCCTGCGCGCATCGGGATGGCGAGACAAGTCCAAGACGGGCGGCCCCCTCGCCATGGAAAGCCCGGACCGCGCGGTCCGTATCTCCTACGACCCTTACGTCCTGCCCGGCGGGTGGACAATCCACGGCGCCGCGAACGGCCATCAGGACCAGTGGTGGGCGCACCTTGGGCGGCAGACGCCGGTGGAGATCGTCGCCGGTCTCACCGACGCCCTCACCCGCCCCCGCTCCGCGCACGCCCCCAACGTGTGGGCACCTTTGCGGGACCAGGGATGGCACCGTCCGCCCAACAGCGAGCACGTGACCGCGACCAGCCCCGACGGCAGCGCCTGGATGCAGTACCACCAGAGTCCCGACGGCGAGGCGATGTGGTGGACCGGGGCCAAGGACAGCCAAGGCAACGGCTGGACAGCACAGTTCACACCCAGCACCCCCATGCACCTCGTGCAAGCCTTCTCGACCGCACTCGCCAGCCCCGAACCCGTGATGCGCCCCCTCGGCCGCGTCCCGCACAGCGCACAGATCCGCACCACGTCCGTGTCCGTCCTGCCCTCCCAGCTCAGCGCCTGGCAACAGGCCCGCATCACCGCCGCCCGCGCCGCCACCTGGGCCCGCAACACCGCCCGAAGCACCCGCCCCCGCACCACGGCCCGCCCCCACGCCCACGCCGGCGGCACCCGAACCCGCCGCTGA